A single region of the Candidatus Bathyarchaeota archaeon genome encodes:
- a CDS encoding alanine dehydrogenase: protein MKVLLLREQEIKPLLEVNEVSEAVEQAFREKGKGRVQMPPKTYLYYDKYNGDLRVMPAYIESMDVSAVKVVNVHPDNRAFNLPTVMALIILIDPKTGAPQAIMDGTEITAMRTGAAAGVATKYLSRRDAGRLGIVGAGAQGSKQLDFIVNVRNIVEVKVYDVREEAKANFIQKARQKYPSLRVVAAESVEEAVRNQDIICTVTPSRKPIVMNEWVDEGIHINAIGADAPGKEELDPSILKRAVIIVDDWEQAFHSGEINVPASKGLINRRDIHGELGEVIVGKKKGRTTDKEITVFDSTGLAIQDATVAKLVYKKALEEGVGSWFKFSTFNESIPHP from the coding sequence TTGAAGGTTCTTCTCCTGAGGGAACAGGAGATAAAACCCCTGCTTGAAGTCAATGAGGTTTCTGAGGCTGTGGAGCAAGCTTTCAGAGAGAAAGGAAAAGGTAGGGTTCAGATGCCTCCGAAGACATACCTGTACTATGATAAGTATAATGGAGACCTAAGGGTTATGCCTGCCTACATCGAATCGATGGATGTATCAGCGGTCAAAGTGGTGAATGTCCACCCTGACAACAGAGCCTTCAACCTTCCAACAGTCATGGCCCTCATCATCTTGATAGATCCGAAGACAGGAGCCCCACAAGCAATAATGGATGGGACCGAAATAACAGCGATGAGGACAGGAGCCGCTGCAGGGGTTGCTACAAAATATCTTTCCAGAAGAGACGCAGGCAGACTTGGAATAGTAGGCGCCGGAGCCCAAGGATCGAAGCAACTCGACTTCATAGTCAATGTCAGGAACATAGTGGAGGTCAAGGTCTATGACGTCCGTGAAGAAGCAAAGGCCAACTTCATACAGAAGGCCAGACAAAAGTATCCTTCATTGAGAGTGGTTGCAGCGGAAAGCGTCGAGGAAGCTGTTAGAAACCAGGACATCATATGCACCGTGACACCCTCCAGAAAACCTATAGTCATGAATGAGTGGGTGGATGAGGGGATACACATAAATGCTATAGGCGCCGACGCACCTGGTAAAGAAGAGTTAGATCCATCTATATTGAAGAGAGCCGTAATAATTGTTGACGATTGGGAGCAAGCCTTCCATAGCGGAGAGATAAATGTTCCAGCAAGTAAAGGACTCATAAACAGGAGAGATATTCATGGAGAGCTAGGTGAGGTGATAGTTGGAAAGAAGAAGGGAAGAACCACAGATAAAGAGATCACAGTATTCGACTCAACAGGCCTCGCCATACAAGACGCCACAGTAGCCAAACTCGTCTATAAGAAGGCACTTGAGGAAGGAGTAGGCTCCTGGTTTAAATTCTCAACCTTCAACGAGAGTATCCCTCACCCTTAA
- a CDS encoding AAA family ATPase, giving the protein MLSTLTPCLDMLLGGGLPESCLTLVYGEASTGKTTLSIQCAVSASRMGLKTLYIDSDQSFSHQRLLQIIDGNNVDACRDIIIFFPRSFMEQSRIVESLENYMTYKVGLIVVDTVTSLYRLALNSGRGAFTLNRELNRQLAYLDELTLKHGVATLITGQVRASVDGMSWKIEPVARRTLFYWPKIVLRLKSTANPNVKEARLERGPPSAQNVERCYLELTGMGLKNLFNQK; this is encoded by the coding sequence TTGCTCTCAACCCTCACACCTTGCTTGGACATGTTGCTGGGTGGAGGTTTACCTGAGAGTTGCCTCACCCTCGTTTACGGTGAGGCCTCCACTGGGAAGACAACCCTTAGCATACAATGCGCTGTGTCCGCGTCTAGGATGGGTTTGAAGACTCTGTACATCGATTCAGACCAGTCTTTCTCCCATCAGAGGCTCCTCCAAATCATTGACGGGAATAATGTTGACGCTTGCAGGGACATAATAATATTCTTTCCAAGATCGTTTATGGAGCAGTCACGTATAGTGGAGAGTCTTGAAAATTATATGACGTATAAGGTTGGCTTGATCGTTGTGGATACAGTAACCTCCCTCTACCGGTTAGCCTTAAATTCCGGTAGGGGAGCTTTCACTCTGAACCGTGAGTTGAATAGGCAACTGGCCTATCTCGATGAGTTAACCTTGAAACATGGAGTTGCAACCTTGATAACTGGCCAAGTCAGGGCTTCAGTTGATGGGATGAGCTGGAAGATCGAGCCTGTCGCTAGGCGAACCCTATTCTACTGGCCCAAGATAGTCTTGAGGTTGAAGTCGACTGCGAATCCGAATGTTAAGGAGGCAAGGCTGGAACGCGGACCTCCGTCAGCGCAGAACGTGGAACGGTGCTATCTTGAGTTGACCGGTATGGGCCTCAAGAACCTCTTCAACCAAAAATAA
- a CDS encoding pyridoxal phosphate-dependent aminotransferase → MGGSRNPGHAERMNRAGTETAFEVFAMAKEIEKKGERVIHFEMGEPDFDTPENIKEAAKRALEKGYTHYTPAPGILELRQAIAEYVSEDFGVDIDPEKEVIVMPGAKPGIFTGILATVNPGDEVIMPNPAFPIYESVVNLVGAKPVPIPLREENDFRLSPEDVRRKVTEKTKMLILNTPHNPCGSTLMKSEVEELAEIAKEHNLWVMSDEIYSKIIYGGKHHSMLSVPGMKERTILIHGFSKTYAMTGWRLGYSIGNPEVIANMVKLQINISSCAAAFSQIAAIEALRGPQDFVSRMVKEYERRRDTIVQALNSIKGFSCKTPTGAFYAFPNIEKTGMKSRDLMIKLLNKAHVACVHGTAFGDYGEGHLRFSYATSIENIKEGMERVKATIEEL, encoded by the coding sequence ATGGGAGGTTCAAGAAATCCTGGACACGCCGAGAGGATGAATAGAGCTGGAACAGAGACCGCCTTCGAAGTATTCGCCATGGCGAAGGAAATTGAGAAGAAGGGCGAGAGGGTTATACATTTCGAGATGGGTGAACCTGACTTCGACACACCTGAAAATATAAAGGAAGCTGCGAAGAGGGCTCTGGAGAAAGGCTACACACATTACACACCAGCCCCAGGAATACTTGAGTTGAGGCAGGCTATAGCGGAGTATGTATCTGAGGATTTCGGCGTAGACATAGACCCTGAGAAGGAGGTTATCGTTATGCCTGGGGCCAAGCCAGGTATATTCACAGGTATCTTAGCAACAGTCAATCCTGGGGATGAAGTTATCATGCCTAACCCAGCGTTCCCAATATATGAGTCTGTTGTAAACCTTGTAGGCGCCAAACCTGTACCTATACCTCTAAGGGAGGAGAACGACTTTCGCCTCAGCCCCGAAGATGTTAGGAGGAAAGTTACTGAGAAGACGAAGATGCTTATTTTGAACACACCACACAACCCTTGCGGTTCAACCCTGATGAAGAGTGAGGTTGAGGAGCTTGCTGAGATAGCGAAGGAACATAACCTGTGGGTTATGTCCGACGAGATCTATTCAAAGATCATCTATGGAGGCAAACATCACAGCATGCTATCGGTTCCAGGGATGAAGGAGAGAACAATCCTCATACACGGCTTCTCTAAGACATATGCAATGACCGGGTGGAGGTTAGGATACTCCATAGGGAACCCGGAGGTCATCGCTAACATGGTAAAACTGCAGATAAACATATCATCATGTGCAGCAGCATTCAGCCAGATAGCGGCGATAGAGGCCCTGAGAGGCCCCCAAGACTTCGTATCAAGAATGGTCAAAGAGTATGAGAGACGTAGAGACACCATCGTCCAAGCCTTAAACTCCATAAAAGGCTTCTCATGCAAAACCCCAACAGGAGCATTCTACGCCTTCCCAAATATTGAGAAGACAGGAATGAAGTCGAGAGACCTGATGATTAAACTCCTGAACAAAGCCCATGTGGCATGTGTCCATGGAACAGCATTCGGTGATTATGGTGAAGGACACCTGAGATTCTCATACGCCACGAGCATAGAGAATATTAAGGAAGGTATGGAGAGAGTCAAGGCCACTATAGAGGAGCTTTGA
- the gcvH gene encoding glycine cleavage system protein GcvH — MGCEVLKVDDYDIPEDLRYTKEHTWVRVEDGKCRVGVTDYAQKALHDVVFVELPQVGSTTEQLKAAGTLESVKAVSDFFCPVSGEVLEVNTALPDNPELVNNSPYGDGWLALIKPSNLDRELENLMDAEGYGAFLKEMIEKK, encoded by the coding sequence GTGGGGTGTGAAGTTTTGAAGGTAGATGATTACGATATTCCAGAGGATCTCCGTTACACTAAGGAGCATACTTGGGTTAGGGTTGAGGATGGTAAATGTAGGGTAGGTGTGACAGACTATGCTCAGAAAGCCTTGCATGACGTTGTCTTCGTTGAACTTCCGCAGGTAGGCTCCACTACTGAACAGTTGAAGGCTGCTGGAACATTAGAGTCTGTGAAGGCAGTCTCAGACTTTTTCTGTCCAGTCTCAGGTGAAGTATTGGAGGTTAACACGGCTCTGCCTGACAATCCGGAGCTTGTGAATAATAGTCCGTACGGTGATGGATGGTTGGCTCTGATAAAGCCTTCAAACTTGGATCGGGAGCTTGAGAACCTTATGGACGCTGAGGGTTACGGAGCATTCCTAAAGGAGATGATTGAGAAAAAGTAG
- a CDS encoding CDP-2,3-bis-(O-geranylgeranyl)-sn-glycerol synthase: MFTEADIVYAVYIAVPAYIANSVPPIFGGGIPIDFGRVFIDGKRIFGANKTFRGLLTGLFFGSAATFAMGILVSLELLGLGLLASTGALLGDLFGAFIKRRLGFEPGAPFPLLDQLDFIFGALAFTYPIYNTTFGTALILLIFTPPIHLLANFVAYRLGLKRNWW, from the coding sequence ATGTTTACTGAGGCAGATATAGTCTACGCTGTTTACATAGCTGTCCCAGCCTACATAGCGAACAGCGTCCCACCTATCTTCGGTGGGGGGATTCCCATAGATTTCGGTAGGGTATTCATAGACGGTAAGAGGATCTTTGGTGCAAACAAGACTTTCAGGGGTTTATTGACCGGTCTCTTCTTCGGTTCAGCAGCAACATTCGCTATGGGCATCTTGGTAAGTCTTGAACTTCTAGGCCTAGGTCTCTTAGCCTCCACAGGAGCCTTGCTCGGAGACCTTTTCGGGGCCTTCATTAAACGTAGGTTGGGGTTTGAGCCTGGAGCTCCTTTTCCACTACTCGATCAGCTTGACTTCATATTCGGCGCCTTAGCCTTCACCTACCCAATATACAATACAACCTTCGGTACAGCATTGATACTCCTCATCTTCACTCCTCCAATACATCTTCTAGCAAATTTTGTAGCTTACCGTTTAGGGTTGAAGAGAAACTGGTGGTGA